From Musa acuminata AAA Group cultivar baxijiao chromosome BXJ3-8, Cavendish_Baxijiao_AAA, whole genome shotgun sequence, one genomic window encodes:
- the LOC135646127 gene encoding peptidyl-prolyl cis-trans isomerase CYP26-2, chloroplastic-like, with protein MDMPPVLPTHKLRNKAQPQQTTQPKSSGMMITRLEDPNDSNKFKTFATMKQILQIPNPPPPIPRPALPPPDPYFHVAPPTPLRSCTLSRRDLAITASSLPLLVSSFWSRQAQAIEAPTARISTQEADSATGDCGNQPVAQKAFLDISIDGEPVGRIIVGLYGDTMPFGASRFATLVTGAAGISYRRKEFVKIVPSYIQHGGVRSYGVDAELAKRAGSNLEADNLVEEWEALCKKCPGTKNVAGSLGLVIRDPTKPPPKLKLVARKGKLEIDEEEVRTDPNGTEFVIAINDSPDLDASTLVVGRVLEGMDVVEKISRVKTVQENTSSPYFRVAKLIGDKRAVVAERGFNRPYSKVVVTNCGLAD; from the exons ATGGATATGCCTCCTGTCCTTCCCACCCACAAACTCCGCAACAAAGCCCAACCACAACAGACAACACAACCAAAATCTAGTGGTATGATGATAACAAGACTGGAGGACCCAAATGACTCCAACAAATTCAAAACATTTGCAACAATGAAGCAGATCCTACAGATCCCCAATCCACCACCCCCAATCCCTCGACCTGCGTTACCACCACCCGACCCTTATTTCCATGTCGCTCCTCCAACTCCACTGAGGAGCTGCACCCTCTCTCGCCGAGACCTCGCCATCACTGCTTCCTCGCTGCCCCTCCTCGTCTCCTCCTTTTGGTCTCGACAAGCTCAGGCCATCGAAGCACCAACCGCCAGAATCAGCACCCAAGAAGCAGATTCTGCCACCGGTGACTGTGGCAACCAACCAGTTGCACAGAAGGCATTCTTGGATATCTCCATCGATGGAGAACCCGTTGGCCGAATCATTGTCGGGCTCTATGGAGACACCATGCCCTTCGGGGCCTCCCGGTTCGCGACCTTGGTGACAGGCGCCGCAGGAATTAGCTACAGGAGAAAGGAGTTTGTCAAGATAGTTCCCAGTTATATCCAGCACGGGGGTGTGAGATCATATGGCGTTGATGCCGAGCTCGCAAAGAGGGCAGGAAGCAATTTGGAGGCAGATAACTTGGTGGAGGAGTGGGAAGCTTTGTGCAAGAAATGCCCAGGAACAAAGAATGTGGCCGGATCGCTGGGACTTGTCATCAGAGACCCAACAAAACCACCACCAAAATTGAAGTTGGTTGCGAGAAAGGGCAAGCTGGAGATTGATGAAGAGGAGGTCAGGACAGACCCAAACGGAACCGAGTTCGTGATCGCCATTAACGATTCTCCAGACCTGGATGCATCAACACTGGTAGTCGGAAGAGTGCTGGAGGGGATGGATGTGGTGGAGAAGATCTCCAGGGTGAAGACCGTGCAGGAGAATACCAGCTCCCCTTACTTCAG GGTGGCAAAGCTGATTGGTGATAAGAGGGCTGTTGTTGCCGAGAGAGGATTTAACCGCCCATATTCCAAGGTTGTAGTCACCAATTGTGGCTTAGCAGATTAG